A single window of Fischerella sp. PCC 9605 DNA harbors:
- the phoU gene encoding phosphate signaling complex protein PhoU: protein MFETASVKALIYDPNSKRSQLTREIRRLERDILRMGALVEQSFRLSHQALFARDLKAAEELPHIDKQIDRFYKQIESDCAAIMTLQAPVAQDLRCLSAFMQLVRDLERIGDYAKDLAEIAVKIFPYPPHPCLPEIALMSHHAQAMLATSLVALADLDEVSGRSIKQLDDAVDSAYEHLYDTLAYQRDIPGVVEPILLLVLVIRHLERMADHATNIGQRVAYIVTGQRS from the coding sequence ATGTTTGAGACTGCAAGCGTGAAAGCCCTTATCTACGATCCCAACTCTAAAAGATCCCAACTAACACGTGAAATCAGGCGCTTGGAGCGCGATATTTTACGTATGGGAGCTTTGGTAGAACAATCGTTCCGCCTGAGTCACCAAGCTTTATTTGCCCGTGACTTAAAAGCTGCCGAGGAACTTCCCCATATAGATAAACAAATAGATCGCTTTTATAAACAAATAGAATCAGACTGCGCGGCAATCATGACGCTGCAAGCCCCTGTCGCTCAAGATTTACGTTGCTTGAGTGCCTTTATGCAGCTGGTGCGCGACTTAGAGCGCATAGGCGACTATGCTAAAGACTTAGCTGAAATTGCAGTTAAAATCTTTCCCTATCCGCCCCACCCATGTTTACCGGAGATTGCCTTGATGTCGCACCATGCCCAAGCTATGCTAGCAACTAGCCTAGTAGCTTTGGCTGATTTAGATGAAGTTAGCGGTCGTAGTATTAAACAACTAGATGATGCTGTAGACAGCGCTTACGAGCATCTGTACGATACTTTAGCCTACCAACGAGATATCCCAGGCGTAGTCGAGCCAATTTTACTGCTCGTGCTAGTAATTCGTCATTTGGAACGTATGGCAGATCACGCCACTAACATTGGTCAACGAGTGGCATATATTGTTACTGGTCAACGCAGCTAA
- a CDS encoding PhoX family protein: MSITRRNFLLFMGGGASAIALSSLGGCIKNPSPAPVEKAKLAFKPIKGPIPLETAGFKPEQQKEQYSTYEVVDDLVLPEGYQYQIIAAWGDKVGDSRFGYNNDYLSFVPTGENEGYLSVNFEYISAIPWMQTYEQVIGKSLPFEEVKAALKNNSSGKNEINAFALPDHDPIKVKIRQISQEALLDQGLGVISIRKTADGKWERSNSQNDRRISGISGLNDGRYLKATGPAVAVFRRQQGQGYIDKLGDRIIGSFGNCAGGTTPWGTVLSAEENFQSQVPEPVYADGTSLVPGKRPFALDDEELYGQGNVFGLAGNKYGWIVEVDPANPNDYGTKHTWLGRYRHEAVGVRVEAGKPLAFYSGCDRRGGHVYKFVSSDKVQDPKNRANSQLLTEGMLYAAKFNPDGTGRWIPLKADTPIDPDLPSHVAGNLIPLPKSPQAITSKDSDKQTLFKLPESVESFYFPMTKDEEIGQYKQKFQKLGDLYAGNAQEKQGAILIDAHYAANAVGATCTGRPEDTEIAPNGDLYISFTSGSPDREGGPDIRIFKGPKAETPYEYGWVMRLTEDGNDPAALTFRWQMLATGGEPAAGGMGFANPDNLLLDKNGNVWMVTDTSTGKLNKAVKNRTDDDGKPAAISGLFGNNTIWFIPTKGEDAGKAFLFGTGPMECEVTGPCFTSDEQTMFLAIQHPGEANGTRKNQALETREFLIATTTGEEFVQTRQVPIGSNWPSKTTDAPPKPAVVAVVKAGSI; encoded by the coding sequence ATGAGTATCACACGTCGAAATTTCTTGCTGTTTATGGGTGGGGGTGCAAGTGCGATCGCACTGAGTTCTCTAGGGGGATGTATCAAAAATCCATCTCCTGCACCAGTGGAAAAGGCTAAATTAGCATTTAAACCAATTAAAGGGCCGATACCCCTAGAAACTGCTGGTTTCAAACCAGAACAGCAGAAAGAACAATACAGCACATACGAAGTTGTGGATGATTTGGTATTGCCAGAAGGTTATCAATACCAAATCATTGCTGCTTGGGGCGATAAAGTCGGTGATAGTCGCTTTGGTTATAACAACGACTATTTGTCTTTTGTTCCAACTGGTGAAAACGAAGGATACCTCAGTGTCAACTTTGAATACATCAGCGCCATCCCTTGGATGCAAACTTACGAACAAGTCATTGGTAAATCTTTGCCGTTTGAGGAAGTCAAAGCAGCACTGAAAAACAACTCATCAGGTAAAAACGAAATCAATGCTTTTGCTTTGCCTGATCATGACCCAATTAAAGTCAAAATCAGGCAAATATCTCAAGAAGCACTTTTAGATCAAGGACTAGGTGTCATTTCAATTCGCAAAACTGCTGATGGTAAGTGGGAACGGAGCAATTCTCAAAACGATCGGCGGATTTCTGGCATTTCCGGTTTAAATGATGGACGATATCTAAAGGCAACCGGGCCTGCGGTGGCTGTATTTCGCAGACAGCAGGGACAAGGATACATCGATAAATTAGGCGATCGCATTATTGGTAGTTTTGGCAACTGCGCTGGTGGCACAACTCCTTGGGGTACAGTTCTCAGCGCAGAAGAAAACTTTCAGTCCCAAGTACCAGAACCAGTATACGCTGATGGAACTTCGTTAGTTCCTGGCAAACGACCTTTTGCCTTGGATGACGAGGAACTATACGGACAGGGTAATGTTTTTGGATTAGCTGGCAATAAATACGGCTGGATCGTAGAAGTCGATCCAGCTAACCCCAATGACTACGGTACTAAACACACGTGGTTGGGACGCTATCGCCATGAAGCAGTGGGTGTGCGCGTGGAGGCGGGGAAACCACTTGCTTTTTATTCGGGGTGCGATCGTCGAGGTGGACACGTTTACAAATTTGTGAGTAGCGACAAAGTCCAAGATCCCAAAAATAGAGCTAATTCCCAGCTACTTACTGAAGGAATGCTCTACGCTGCCAAATTTAACCCTGATGGTACTGGTCGTTGGATACCGTTAAAAGCTGATACACCAATAGATCCCGATCTTCCCAGTCACGTTGCCGGGAACCTGATTCCGTTACCAAAAAGTCCGCAAGCAATAACTAGCAAAGATTCCGACAAACAAACCCTCTTCAAATTACCAGAATCCGTTGAAAGCTTTTATTTCCCAATGACCAAAGACGAAGAGATTGGCCAATATAAACAAAAATTTCAGAAATTGGGCGACCTCTATGCTGGCAATGCCCAAGAAAAACAAGGCGCGATATTAATAGATGCTCACTACGCCGCCAATGCTGTTGGTGCAACCTGCACTGGTCGTCCGGAAGACACGGAAATTGCCCCCAATGGTGATTTATACATTAGCTTTACCTCTGGTTCTCCCGATCGAGAAGGTGGCCCGGATATCAGAATATTTAAAGGCCCAAAAGCAGAAACCCCTTACGAGTATGGCTGGGTGATGCGTCTAACAGAAGACGGCAACGATCCAGCAGCGCTGACGTTCCGCTGGCAAATGTTAGCCACTGGTGGTGAACCAGCCGCTGGCGGTATGGGTTTTGCCAATCCAGATAACTTGTTACTTGACAAAAACGGCAATGTTTGGATGGTGACAGATACCTCCACAGGAAAACTCAATAAAGCTGTTAAAAATCGCACTGATGACGATGGTAAACCTGCGGCAATATCTGGTTTATTCGGCAACAACACTATCTGGTTTATTCCCACTAAGGGTGAAGATGCCGGTAAAGCCTTCTTGTTTGGAACTGGGCCTATGGAATGTGAAGTCACAGGGCCTTGCTTTACTTCAGATGAACAAACAATGTTTCTTGCTATACAACATCCTGGAGAGGCTAATGGTACTCGCAAGAACCAAGCTTTAGAAACCAGAGAATTCCTGATCGCAACCACAACAGGTGAAGAATTTGTGCAAACTCGTCAAGTCCCTATTGGCTCAAATTGGCCTAGTAAAACTACTGATGCACCTCCAAAACCTGCGGTTGTTGCCGTAGTTAAAGCTGGAAGTATTTGA
- a CDS encoding Crp/Fnr family transcriptional regulator, giving the protein MMYPSSRTQNTVGSNKSNLSANLPQRLFTRREVIPPRNDVLWRIERGAVRTLTWSEDGTFITLGYWGSGDLIGYPLSRVKPYQIECLTSVEVSLVPPHHWNQDVNALILHIQQAEELLSIVHRKPISLRLWQFLVWLSEKFGRDVEQGKLIDLNVTHQEMAEVLNTTRVTVTRLLQQFEEEGNLLRHKRRIILRLPK; this is encoded by the coding sequence ATGATGTATCCCAGCAGTCGCACACAAAACACAGTTGGCTCAAATAAGTCTAACTTATCGGCAAATCTACCTCAAAGGTTATTCACCCGCAGAGAAGTAATTCCACCACGCAATGACGTGTTGTGGCGAATTGAACGTGGCGCAGTTCGCACTTTAACTTGGAGTGAAGACGGAACATTTATTACTCTGGGGTATTGGGGATCTGGAGATCTGATTGGCTATCCTTTGTCCAGAGTCAAGCCTTACCAGATAGAATGCTTGACCAGTGTGGAAGTGAGCTTAGTGCCACCACATCATTGGAATCAAGATGTTAATGCCTTGATTCTCCACATTCAACAGGCAGAGGAACTTTTGAGTATTGTACATAGAAAACCCATTTCCCTGCGTTTGTGGCAATTTTTGGTGTGGTTAAGTGAAAAATTTGGTCGCGATGTAGAACAAGGTAAACTTATTGACCTTAATGTTACCCACCAAGAAATGGCAGAGGTATTAAATACAACTAGGGTAACGGTAACACGCCTCCTCCAACAGTTTGAGGAGGAGGGTAATCTGTTACGTCATAAACGTAGAATAATTTTGCGTTTACCAAAATAA
- a CDS encoding iron uptake porin: MKKPFWNVLKLSPVALAATLLATNSAFAAEVNQEISQDVTSVSQLSQQSGDTMDQVTSVSQFSDVQPTDWAFQALQSLVERYGCIAGYPNGTYRGNRPMTRYEFAAGLNACLDRVNELIATATAELVTKEDLATLQRLQEEFSAELATLRGRVDTLEARTAELEANQFSTTTKLVGEAIFNLAGAFGEEKADDSGEDVDENFTFSDRVRLSFNSSFTGSDQLQIRLQAGNVPNLNDATGTNMARLSFDNDTDNSVEIDKINYAFNLSDSVRIKVDANNGEFWENINNFSPDFASSGKGSISRYGRFSPIYRQGSGGAGATLTFNPKGSFSASVGYLAGGSDNVASSPEEGAGLFDGNYAALAQVAYQPGETFNIGLTYARTYQNSVGGVNQFASTGSDFASQPFGETATSANHYGVQTNVKLGDRLSLGGWFGYTDAKAESDNPDVGADDGDNANSYYWMANVAFRDFGSQGSVLGLQFGQPPKVSDNDVSGREDPDTSYHLEALYRYQLTNNVAITPGFLMILNPEHNDNNDTVYVGTVRTTFTF; encoded by the coding sequence ATGAAAAAACCATTCTGGAACGTCCTAAAACTGAGTCCAGTTGCCTTAGCTGCTACATTGTTGGCTACAAACAGCGCCTTCGCTGCGGAAGTAAATCAAGAAATAAGCCAAGATGTGACCTCTGTGTCCCAGTTATCCCAACAGTCTGGTGACACCATGGATCAGGTAACATCTGTTTCTCAGTTTTCCGATGTGCAGCCCACAGATTGGGCATTCCAAGCTTTGCAGTCTTTAGTTGAGCGCTACGGTTGTATTGCAGGTTATCCAAACGGTACTTATCGCGGTAATCGTCCCATGACCCGTTATGAGTTTGCCGCAGGTTTAAATGCTTGCTTAGACCGAGTCAACGAACTGATTGCAACAGCAACAGCTGAGTTAGTCACCAAAGAAGACTTGGCTACCTTACAGCGCTTGCAAGAAGAATTTTCTGCGGAACTGGCTACTCTGCGCGGTCGCGTAGATACTCTGGAAGCTCGCACTGCCGAGTTGGAGGCAAATCAATTTTCCACTACCACCAAGCTAGTTGGGGAAGCGATTTTCAACTTGGCTGGCGCGTTCGGTGAAGAGAAGGCTGACGACAGCGGCGAAGATGTAGACGAGAATTTTACTTTTTCAGATCGGGTTCGTTTGAGCTTTAACAGCAGCTTCACAGGTTCAGATCAGTTGCAAATCCGTTTACAAGCTGGCAATGTGCCTAATCTGAATGACGCAACTGGCACTAACATGGCCCGTCTCTCCTTTGATAATGATACCGACAACAGCGTTGAAATCGATAAAATCAACTATGCTTTCAACCTAAGCGACTCTGTACGAATCAAAGTAGACGCTAACAACGGTGAATTCTGGGAAAACATTAACAACTTCAGCCCTGACTTTGCTAGCTCCGGTAAAGGTTCTATTTCCCGCTATGGTCGTTTCAGCCCCATCTACCGCCAAGGTTCTGGTGGTGCAGGTGCAACTTTGACCTTCAATCCTAAAGGTTCTTTCTCTGCATCTGTGGGTTATCTAGCTGGTGGAAGTGATAACGTCGCTAGCAGTCCTGAGGAAGGAGCAGGCCTCTTTGATGGTAACTATGCTGCACTCGCTCAGGTAGCTTATCAGCCTGGTGAAACATTCAACATCGGTCTGACTTACGCCCGTACCTATCAAAATAGTGTAGGTGGTGTAAACCAATTTGCATCTACAGGTAGTGACTTTGCAAGCCAACCCTTTGGTGAAACTGCTACTTCAGCCAATCACTACGGTGTACAAACTAACGTCAAACTAGGTGACAGATTAAGCCTTGGTGGTTGGTTTGGTTATACCGACGCAAAAGCTGAGAGTGACAATCCTGACGTCGGTGCTGATGACGGTGACAATGCAAATTCTTACTACTGGATGGCTAACGTAGCTTTCAGAGACTTTGGATCGCAAGGTAGCGTACTTGGTCTTCAGTTTGGTCAGCCACCCAAAGTTAGCGACAATGATGTTAGTGGTCGAGAAGATCCAGACACCTCTTATCACCTAGAAGCGCTATATAGATATCAGCTCACAAACAATGTTGCCATCACCCCTGGTTTTCTGATGATCTTAAATCCTGAGCATAACGACAACAACGACACCGTCTACGTTGGAACAGTTCGTACCACCTTCACTTTCTAA
- a CDS encoding DUF3318 domain-containing protein, producing the protein MEPTVEIRRLYDVMPASARMMTKIVSKPEQAKVIDVSFPLPWNRERPIYINFDLWRRLTKSQRDLLLLRTVSWLTEIKWFKPDIYQGLAVAGLLGGLVEFFQTDAIGVVVAGGLTSLAVYRIAAINRSQQSQLSADATAIKVAQRRGYSEAEAAQYLLSAIETVAKIESRSALDFIELIRCQNLRAIAGLSPVGVPNNGNR; encoded by the coding sequence ATGGAGCCAACCGTTGAAATTCGCCGTTTGTATGATGTAATGCCTGCTTCGGCTAGGATGATGACCAAAATCGTCAGCAAACCTGAGCAAGCAAAAGTGATTGATGTTTCTTTTCCCCTGCCTTGGAACAGGGAGCGACCAATATATATTAATTTTGATTTGTGGCGTCGATTGACAAAATCACAACGCGATTTGTTGCTATTGCGGACAGTTAGTTGGTTAACGGAGATAAAATGGTTTAAACCAGATATTTATCAAGGCTTAGCAGTTGCTGGGCTTTTGGGTGGATTGGTAGAATTCTTCCAAACAGATGCGATAGGTGTGGTTGTAGCCGGTGGATTAACTAGTTTGGCTGTGTATCGCATTGCTGCCATTAACCGTTCTCAACAGTCACAGCTCAGCGCCGATGCCACCGCTATTAAAGTAGCACAGCGGCGGGGTTACTCGGAAGCCGAAGCAGCACAATATCTGTTATCTGCGATAGAGACAGTCGCCAAGATTGAAAGTCGCTCTGCTTTAGATTTTATTGAGTTAATTCGTTGTCAAAATTTGCGAGCGATCGCTGGTTTGTCACCAGTGGGTGTTCCAAATAATGGTAATAGGTAA
- a CDS encoding glycosyltransferase family 39 protein, protein MTAPSYPRWLHLCLLLVWLLIGIGLRLTNLTAKSPWTDEFSTLVFSLGNSFLPVPLDQPITIDVLLQPLQLQPATTIKDVLAHLFSESNHPPLYFALTHLWLKLFPTQADMVSLWGARSLAAIFGAVSIPAIYGLSWLAFRSRLVSHLAAAMMAISPYGIFLAQEARHYTLAILWVIASFACLVVTARHIQKHTQLPIWLVFSWVGINALGIATHYFFALTLCTEAVVLIFLAWQQWKQGNKGTRSKGQGAIEEVPKIPNTQSPIPNAPPWRRIYAVAVGTFIASIVWLPVFLHNTHGNKLTDWIQGDRVGIAWISPIFQAIAAWITMISLLPVESPQLVVVIISGLVMIIFFIWAIPILVNGLKILVLQPQTRLITQVFVSAILAAIALFFCFTYFFGIDLTRGARYNFVYFPAVIVLVGASLAICWNTPLKKKGGVREWGKGTWRVNGKMVVAIIWVMGLASAITVVCNLGYQKYYRPDLFIQLIQKTSQVPALIATTQKTHVQIGEMMGVAREFKLQNSLSSTSSIFPLFFLAHQDQDLNTSTTALQSTLKLLPRPFDLWLVNFYAPEPEAIKNCIAETRSLPAVNGYEYKIYHCNS, encoded by the coding sequence ATGACGGCTCCATCATATCCCCGTTGGCTTCACCTTTGTTTGCTGTTGGTTTGGCTGCTCATCGGCATCGGCTTACGCTTAACCAACCTAACAGCAAAATCCCCTTGGACAGATGAATTTTCTACCTTGGTGTTCAGCCTGGGAAATAGTTTTTTGCCAGTACCGTTAGATCAACCTATAACAATTGATGTTTTATTGCAGCCACTGCAACTGCAACCCGCCACAACAATTAAAGACGTATTGGCACATTTATTTAGTGAAAGCAATCATCCGCCTCTGTACTTTGCGCTAACTCACCTGTGGCTCAAACTGTTTCCCACACAAGCTGATATGGTTTCTTTGTGGGGAGCGCGATCGCTTGCTGCTATTTTTGGGGCAGTATCTATTCCTGCTATTTATGGTTTGAGCTGGCTTGCTTTTCGTTCCCGCTTGGTGAGCCATCTAGCTGCCGCAATGATGGCAATTTCACCTTATGGCATCTTTTTGGCACAAGAAGCCCGTCATTATACTTTAGCTATTTTGTGGGTAATTGCTTCCTTCGCTTGCCTGGTAGTTACCGCACGCCACATCCAAAAGCACACCCAGTTACCCATTTGGTTAGTATTTTCTTGGGTAGGAATTAATGCTTTAGGTATTGCAACTCATTACTTCTTCGCGCTTACTCTCTGCACTGAAGCCGTTGTTTTGATTTTTCTGGCTTGGCAACAATGGAAACAAGGGAACAAAGGGACAAGGAGTAAGGGGCAAGGGGCAATAGAAGAAGTTCCCAAAATACCCAATACCCAATCTCCAATCCCCAATGCCCCTCCTTGGCGACGTATCTACGCGGTCGCTGTTGGCACTTTTATAGCAAGTATAGTTTGGCTACCAGTATTTTTACATAATACACATGGTAATAAGTTAACAGATTGGATTCAGGGCGATCGCGTCGGTATTGCTTGGATCAGCCCAATTTTCCAAGCGATCGCGGCGTGGATTACGATGATTTCTTTGCTACCAGTTGAATCACCACAGCTAGTTGTGGTGATTATTTCTGGTTTGGTGATGATAATTTTCTTTATTTGGGCAATACCAATTCTGGTTAATGGCTTGAAAATACTGGTTTTGCAACCACAAACTCGTTTAATAACGCAAGTGTTTGTTAGTGCGATCTTGGCAGCGATCGCTTTATTCTTCTGTTTCACTTACTTTTTTGGCATTGACTTAACACGAGGCGCTCGTTATAACTTTGTATACTTTCCCGCTGTCATAGTTTTAGTGGGAGCAAGTCTGGCAATTTGTTGGAACACACCCCTCAAAAAGAAGGGGGGAGTAAGAGAGTGGGGAAAGGGAACATGGAGAGTAAATGGAAAAATGGTTGTGGCAATTATTTGGGTAATGGGATTGGCTAGTGCTATCACCGTTGTTTGCAATCTGGGTTATCAAAAATACTACCGTCCAGACCTATTTATACAACTTATTCAAAAAACATCCCAAGTGCCAGCTCTGATTGCTACCACCCAAAAAACTCACGTACAAATTGGCGAAATGATGGGCGTAGCTAGAGAATTCAAACTTCAAAATTCTCTCTCTTCCACTTCCTCCATTTTCCCCCTCTTCTTTCTGGCTCATCAAGATCAAGATCTCAATACTTCCACTACAGCCCTCCAAAGCACCTTAAAGTTACTGCCACGTCCTTTTGACTTATGGCTGGTAAACTTTTATGCACCTGAACCAGAAGCAATCAAAAACTGTATTGCTGAAACTCGATCTTTACCAGCAGTAAATGGTTATGAATATAAAATTTATCACTGTAATTCATAA
- a CDS encoding DUF6918 family protein: MGLSDELLNPNKRTMVVDDCCNMIEAQLASKSGISGIALKTAFAALKGVKPGYIPYVVDLLLPECFTALDPIWSEGVDKGDPVGHLVESRSRTADALLSVTDAKAKNVKRQIVRGTYEKLRSSAKQHVEEAVPDFAKVIDKHTKA; this comes from the coding sequence ATGGGACTTAGCGACGAACTCTTGAACCCGAACAAAAGGACTATGGTTGTGGATGACTGCTGCAATATGATAGAAGCACAGCTCGCTTCCAAGTCAGGCATAAGCGGTATAGCTCTGAAAACTGCCTTCGCCGCCCTGAAGGGGGTCAAGCCAGGATACATCCCCTATGTCGTCGATCTGCTCCTGCCAGAGTGCTTTACAGCACTTGATCCCATTTGGAGTGAAGGCGTGGACAAAGGCGACCCAGTTGGGCATCTGGTTGAGAGTCGCTCTCGTACAGCAGACGCACTGCTTAGCGTTACCGATGCAAAGGCCAAGAACGTAAAGCGCCAAATCGTGCGAGGAACGTATGAAAAGTTACGCAGTTCAGCCAAGCAACACGTGGAAGAGGCAGTGCCAGACTTTGCCAAGGTAATCGATAAACATACCAAGGCATAA
- the speB gene encoding agmatinase SpeB encodes MMTNLQDYNPSGVGEINGNLFGLPFNYESANLIVFGVPWEVTVSYGAGTANGPQKILDASTQLDLFDFDHPDGWKQGIFMVEIPQEILENNNYYRNLAAKIIERLEQGKSLTDTPDLTPILTEINQAGQQVNQWLFEQCQEAINHGKRVAVVGGDHSSPLGYYQALATKYSNFGILHIDAHADLRNAYEGFEFSHASIMFNAMKLPQVSKLVQVGLRDICHDEVQIIDHSHRRIIAYYDPMIKRKLYSGKTWMELCREIIGHLPEYVHISFDVDGLDPKLCPNTGTPVPGGLELEQTFCLFRELVNSGRKIIGFDVCEVGDAEWDGNVGARIVYKLANLMDLSQQRPTA; translated from the coding sequence ATAATGACTAATCTCCAAGACTACAATCCCAGCGGTGTAGGTGAAATAAATGGTAATCTCTTTGGTCTACCATTTAATTATGAGTCTGCAAACCTGATTGTCTTTGGTGTGCCGTGGGAAGTCACCGTTTCCTATGGTGCAGGTACTGCTAATGGGCCACAAAAGATTCTGGATGCTTCAACACAACTAGATTTGTTCGATTTTGATCACCCTGATGGATGGAAACAGGGAATTTTTATGGTAGAAATTCCCCAGGAAATTTTGGAGAATAACAATTACTACCGTAACTTAGCAGCAAAAATTATCGAGCGACTAGAGCAAGGTAAATCGCTAACAGATACACCAGATTTAACACCTATACTGACAGAAATTAATCAAGCTGGTCAACAAGTAAATCAATGGTTGTTTGAACAGTGTCAGGAAGCAATTAATCATGGTAAAAGAGTCGCTGTGGTTGGAGGAGATCACAGTTCACCGCTAGGTTATTACCAAGCATTAGCAACTAAATACTCAAATTTTGGTATCTTACATATTGATGCACACGCAGATTTGAGAAATGCTTATGAAGGATTTGAGTTTTCTCATGCATCCATCATGTTCAATGCAATGAAGTTGCCGCAAGTTTCCAAGTTAGTGCAAGTAGGCTTGCGTGATATTTGTCATGATGAAGTGCAAATAATTGACCATTCCCACAGACGAATTATTGCTTATTACGACCCTATGATTAAACGAAAACTCTATTCTGGCAAGACTTGGATGGAGTTGTGCCGAGAAATTATCGGTCATTTACCTGAATACGTTCATATTAGCTTTGATGTCGATGGTCTAGATCCAAAATTATGTCCTAATACAGGTACTCCTGTTCCGGGTGGACTGGAATTAGAGCAAACTTTTTGTCTGTTTCGTGAATTAGTAAATAGTGGTAGAAAAATTATTGGTTTCGATGTCTGCGAAGTTGGTGATGCTGAGTGGGATGGCAATGTCGGTGCACGAATTGTTTATAAGTTGGCAAACTTGATGGATTTATCGCAGCAACGACCTACGGCTTGA
- a CDS encoding DUF389 domain-containing protein produces the protein MREEEGIVRGKLQDRFRNLRRQVAKPIPLEQMEIELLAESALDLPYLILIVGSCVIATFGLLSNSAAVIIGAMIVAPLMLPIRGLAFGALQGNTLLFRKGIIAVGAGTIIAVAIAYTLGMFVSLPSFGSEVLARSEPTLLDLGIAVAAGGISGYAKIEPKVSGSVAGTAIAVALMPPICVIGLGLSRANLSLSLGATLLYLTNLLGITLSCMVIFLLAGYTSMRRARKPLIWTSAFTSILIIPLGVSFFQLVRQVELEYSVRQALLNKTVTFQRLELLRSQTNWLTNPPEVRLNVRAKEPVTPWQVQLLEEFIEREMGQPFTLIFEVGQVEEVRREDKNMPTTID, from the coding sequence ATGAGGGAAGAGGAAGGCATTGTGCGAGGAAAATTGCAAGACCGTTTTCGGAATTTGAGAAGGCAAGTTGCTAAGCCCATCCCACTTGAACAGATGGAAATAGAATTGCTAGCAGAATCAGCATTAGATTTACCATACCTGATTTTAATTGTTGGTTCTTGTGTCATCGCTACCTTTGGCTTACTGTCAAACAGTGCTGCGGTCATCATTGGAGCTATGATTGTTGCACCCTTGATGCTGCCAATTCGAGGGTTAGCCTTTGGTGCTTTGCAAGGAAACACGTTATTGTTCCGCAAAGGAATAATTGCTGTGGGGGCGGGAACAATTATTGCAGTAGCGATCGCCTATACATTGGGAATGTTTGTAAGTCTTCCCAGTTTCGGTAGTGAAGTACTAGCACGTTCAGAACCAACCCTGTTGGATTTAGGGATAGCAGTAGCAGCAGGCGGCATCAGCGGTTACGCCAAGATCGAACCAAAAGTTTCTGGAAGCGTCGCAGGAACAGCAATTGCCGTTGCTCTCATGCCTCCTATTTGCGTAATTGGCTTAGGATTATCACGCGCAAATTTATCGCTAAGTCTAGGAGCAACCCTACTTTACCTCACCAACCTGCTGGGTATAACTCTTTCCTGCATGGTTATATTTTTGTTGGCAGGTTATACATCCATGCGTCGGGCACGCAAACCTCTGATTTGGACTTCTGCTTTTACGTCAATTCTGATAATTCCCTTGGGTGTAAGCTTTTTCCAACTTGTTAGGCAAGTAGAGTTAGAATACAGCGTGCGACAGGCATTGTTGAACAAAACTGTCACTTTTCAAAGATTAGAATTACTCAGAAGTCAAACCAATTGGCTAACCAATCCGCCAGAAGTCCGTCTGAATGTCCGGGCAAAAGAACCTGTAACCCCTTGGCAAGTACAGTTGTTGGAAGAATTTATTGAGCGAGAAATGGGTCAGCCTTTCACCCTCATTTTTGAAGTTGGTCAGGTTGAAGAAGTACGGCGAGAAGACAAGAATATGCCAACGACTATTGACTAA
- a CDS encoding DUF2499 domain-containing protein, with protein sequence MHALSIPTWIIHVSSVIEWIAAIWFIWKYGEVTSNRAWWTLSVAMLPALVSAMCACTWHYFDNAKSLEWLVTLQAAMTVVGNCTLWAAAVWIWRSTKSAEMASELTSTQPIKSK encoded by the coding sequence ATGCACGCTCTTTCGATTCCCACCTGGATTATTCACGTCTCTAGCGTGATTGAGTGGATTGCCGCGATTTGGTTTATTTGGAAATATGGAGAAGTCACTAGCAACCGTGCTTGGTGGACATTATCTGTAGCGATGTTACCAGCTTTAGTAAGCGCCATGTGTGCCTGTACCTGGCACTATTTTGACAATGCAAAATCACTTGAATGGCTAGTCACCCTACAAGCTGCCATGACTGTAGTTGGTAATTGTACGCTTTGGGCAGCAGCAGTATGGATTTGGCGTTCTACAAAATCTGCTGAGATGGCTAGTGAACTGACTTCCACCCAACCCATCAAATCAAAGTAA
- a CDS encoding DUF3593 domain-containing protein, translating to MISKETLFILSLFPYLGFLWFISRVKQMPRLALYGFYGTLVFVAVTIPAGIYAQVHYSKSLANVDWLHGSAELFLTLSNILIVLGFRQAVIKRTKN from the coding sequence ATGATTTCAAAAGAAACCCTATTTATCCTGTCACTGTTTCCCTACTTGGGTTTCTTGTGGTTTATTAGCCGAGTCAAGCAAATGCCACGTCTGGCTTTGTATGGATTTTACGGTACTCTCGTGTTTGTCGCTGTCACCATCCCAGCGGGGATTTATGCTCAAGTGCATTACAGTAAGTCTTTGGCAAACGTTGATTGGCTACACGGGAGTGCAGAATTATTTTTGACACTTTCTAATATCTTGATTGTGCTGGGTTTTCGGCAAGCTGTAATTAAGAGGACTAAGAATTAG